Proteins encoded by one window of Roseibium sp. Sym1:
- a CDS encoding YiaA/YiaB family inner membrane protein yields MQEPTIKHSNNWMFFTAASFGVAAIMMALGIYNLEASFSAKGFYAMSAIMLVHTAVTLTKTLRDRDEADKFYNRLEDAKTEKLLMDVSKSDNV; encoded by the coding sequence ATGCAGGAACCGACGATCAAGCATTCCAACAACTGGATGTTCTTCACCGCCGCCAGCTTCGGCGTCGCCGCCATCATGATGGCGCTCGGCATCTACAACCTGGAAGCCAGCTTTTCCGCCAAGGGCTTCTACGCCATGTCGGCGATCATGCTGGTGCACACCGCCGTAACCCTGACGAAGACACTCAGGGACCGCGACGAGGCGGACAAGTTCTACAACCGCCTGGAAGACGCCAAGACCGAAAAGCTGCTGATGGATGTCAGCAAGTCGGACAACGTCTGA
- a CDS encoding PspA/IM30 family protein — protein MFEPFMTQLRTLLQGSFPAGDTRPSRAALAVNLREAAASVRAARIALARARAEQQQDRKRLQQIRASIEDLENRARNALLKGSEALAREAAEAIALLEDEKAALETATTAFDEDLAALTETLHRAQSRLRALKRGERSVDVRAHVLKAQSFDTGQGQSALAAAETCLEDIRHQQERDRLAEREYAALAVADRPEVLIEKLGDAGCGAPVKTRADDVLARLKSDLPCLLEANR, from the coding sequence ATGTTTGAACCATTCATGACCCAATTGAGGACGTTGCTCCAGGGCAGCTTCCCGGCTGGTGACACCCGGCCATCCCGGGCGGCGCTTGCCGTCAACCTGCGTGAAGCCGCCGCTTCCGTCCGTGCCGCCCGGATTGCCCTGGCGCGTGCCCGGGCCGAACAGCAGCAGGACCGCAAGCGTCTGCAACAGATCAGGGCCTCCATCGAGGACCTGGAAAACCGCGCCAGAAACGCGTTGCTGAAGGGAAGCGAGGCACTCGCACGGGAAGCCGCGGAAGCCATCGCCTTGCTCGAAGACGAGAAGGCCGCGCTGGAGACCGCGACAACCGCTTTCGACGAGGACCTTGCGGCGCTCACGGAGACATTGCACCGGGCGCAGTCGCGCCTTCGGGCCCTGAAGCGCGGCGAACGCAGTGTCGATGTGCGTGCCCACGTCCTCAAGGCCCAGTCCTTCGATACGGGCCAGGGCCAGTCGGCGCTGGCCGCCGCCGAAACCTGTCTGGAGGACATCCGCCACCAACAGGAGCGTGACCGGCTTGCGGAACGCGAATATGCGGCGCTGGCCGTCGCGGACCGTCCCGAGGTCCTGATCGAGAAACTGGGAGACGCCGGCTGCGGCGCCCCCGTGAAGACCCGTGCCGATGACGTCCTGGCGCGGTTGAAATCGGACCTTCCCTGCCTGCTTGAAGCAAACCGTTGA
- a CDS encoding TetR/AcrR family transcriptional regulator → MAGLQKAKSEETRRRVLEAATAAVEAGGMDAVNIRNIAADAGYSVGSVYKHFADLDALLIAVNSVTLARIKEVMGEAVEEIDDPLAQLKVLAQAYLEFARANRNLWITLFSHQVPDGKPVPEWHIQENIALLGFIATPLRLLNPDLGEEALAARSRTCFAAVHGLVTISLEARFVGLGEGTLESEMDFLVERLAG, encoded by the coding sequence ATGGCGGGACTGCAGAAAGCAAAGAGCGAAGAAACGCGCCGGCGGGTGCTGGAGGCAGCCACTGCCGCGGTTGAGGCAGGGGGCATGGACGCGGTCAATATCCGCAACATTGCCGCGGACGCCGGTTACTCGGTCGGATCGGTCTACAAGCATTTCGCCGATCTGGACGCGCTGCTGATCGCCGTCAATTCCGTCACGCTGGCACGTATCAAGGAAGTGATGGGCGAGGCGGTGGAGGAGATCGATGATCCGCTGGCGCAGCTCAAGGTTCTGGCGCAGGCCTATCTGGAGTTTGCCCGCGCCAACAGGAACCTCTGGATCACCCTTTTCAGCCACCAGGTGCCGGACGGCAAGCCGGTGCCGGAATGGCATATCCAGGAGAATATCGCCCTGCTCGGTTTCATTGCCACGCCCCTGCGCCTTCTGAACCCGGATCTCGGCGAGGAGGCCCTGGCGGCCCGTTCGCGCACGTGCTTTGCCGCTGTGCACGGCCTTGTCACCATCAGCCTGGAGGCCCGGTTTGTCGGGCTGGGTGAAGGCACGCTGGAAAGCGAAATGGACTTCCTGGTCGAGCGGCTGGCCGGGTAG
- a CDS encoding M13-type metalloendopeptidase, whose amino-acid sequence MRNLGTFSLNRMLDKITRPVEHEEFNTQSTLPIVINAAYTPSINGFEVNAAITQPPAYSHDMDAPLRFCRIGAVIGHEMTHGFDSGGRRYDAEGNFRDWWTAEDAQAFDAEAQKLIDQANAFEVLPGLQANGELNVRENMADVGGITLAYEALEDYLAEHPEENVEIDGMSPAERCFVGWAQFWTAKTSEQLLRMLVAGDGHPPSSYRAVSALQHVDAFYDTFGIEEGDPMWLPPEKRVNAW is encoded by the coding sequence GAGGAATTCAACACCCAGTCGACACTGCCGATCGTCATCAATGCCGCCTACACGCCTTCCATCAACGGCTTCGAGGTCAACGCGGCCATCACCCAGCCGCCGGCCTACAGCCACGACATGGACGCCCCCTTGCGCTTCTGCCGGATCGGCGCGGTCATCGGTCACGAAATGACCCATGGATTTGACAGCGGAGGCCGCCGCTACGACGCGGAGGGCAACTTCCGCGACTGGTGGACGGCGGAAGACGCGCAGGCCTTCGACGCGGAGGCGCAGAAGCTGATCGACCAGGCGAATGCCTTCGAGGTCCTGCCCGGGCTGCAGGCCAACGGCGAGTTGAATGTCCGCGAAAACATGGCCGATGTCGGCGGCATCACCCTGGCCTATGAAGCACTGGAGGACTATCTGGCCGAACACCCGGAAGAAAATGTCGAGATCGACGGAATGTCACCGGCCGAGCGCTGCTTTGTCGGCTGGGCACAGTTCTGGACGGCCAAGACTTCGGAGCAACTGTTGCGCATGCTGGTCGCCGGCGATGGCCATCCGCCGAGCTCCTACCGTGCCGTCTCGGCGCTTCAGCACGTCGATGCCTTCTACGATACATTCGGCATCGAGGAAGGTGATCCGATGTGGCTGCCGCCGGAAAAGCGCGTGAACGCATGGTAG